TCAAAGCACTGGATTCCTCACTGGTAACTGCCTGCTGATTACTGGGCATCAGCTGATCTGGGCTGATGAGACACAGCTTTGGTTAGAAGATCATGCCTAGAAGCCCTAATCAagatatattttctttcaaaatacatttcatttatataaatccatcagtgtaaaaatatttgcagttatttttaatacccaagaaaaacaaaaagcctAAGAACATAATCATggaattatttctttttttaggcCTGTTTAATTGTACTTCTTTTAAAAAGACAGTTTAATTGTACCCTTCAGTTGCAGTAAATGAACCAGAaaagtttgagaaaaaaaagaagaagaaaaaaaaaaagttccattTTAAAAGCCCATTACCTAGCATGACTCATGCCTGAGTCACAGGCTAGTGACTGTGTTTCTGGGGTGCGAGATGATCTGCTGAGACGTGGCACGCTTTTGGGTGTAAGCATTGGGATGCCAGACAATCGGCGGGTCACAGGTGTGGGCAAAGCTAAAGGACGCCTCAACTTAGACGGAACAGGCTTTCCAGATGCAGCTGAAGGGGTCTGAAGACCCTGTGAAGGAACTGTGAGCTGCTGAGGAAGACTAAGAATAGGCAAATAGAAATTTAATCAGTAAGTAACACTAGCAACAGGTTCATAGTGGCAAATTATGACTGCTAGCTAATCTTTAGTTCAGCCAGAAAAGTAAAGAATCCCACACAATTATACTCTAAGAGCTCACTAATGGATGTGTGTGTTAACAGCAAAAATGTTTCATTGTTCCATGATGAAAAACACTGGCATTCAAAGCatacaaataatttttattgAAGCATTGAAAAAGGCCTATATTTACGCATCAGATTTACAAAAGGGCAGCTTTTGTATTACCAAAAAGTGGGGGTTCAAAACATGAAAAGTGAAGAAATTATTCTTCATGCTGGGGCATGGACTCTGCATACCACAAAGTGCTTTTCAGTAATGGTCTCTTTTCCATTATCAGagctccatttaaaaaaaattaaaaaaaaaaaagcaagattCAGTCTGTAACCACATCTGGGCTTCGAAAGCCACAACAGTGACAGCGGTGACATTAAGCAccgtttactcattgtgtatttgcgtgtttttttcttctctggtGGTGGAACTAGCCACATCTCTATGCCACTGTTTTCACAGAGCAGTTAGTTCCTTGTTGCCAATCCGTATCTTGCTGGAGCTTTTTGTTTGCCACCAATATGAgaagcatttgaacctcttcagaaGACCATGTCATAATTTTACGAGCCATCTATGAGAGTCAGATTAAAAACTGACTCAGTGATGAAATGATTCACAAGTCAGGTTCAGTTCCTATTTGGCTTGCTTGGCACCACACGGCAGCAagtgcatttatttaaaaataaaaacaaaaaaacccacaacacATTTCGTGGGACGGCGCAAAAAAAAGCTAAGCTGAGTAGgtacaatgcagtggaaaagtgccaattGTTCCATTCCAGAGTTTCCAAATGTGTAATACacatacaataaaacaaatccAGATACATtacctgtccacactgcaaGCTGACATCAGTCTTTTTGGCTTCATTATTCGAGGGACATCAGGGGATGAGGTGACTGTAAACCAATAATGATGCAAATGTTAACAAGCATTTGATTACCAACAATTCCAGTCATTCAAACGTGAAACTCAGGTTGGTTAATAATGCCAGCAATGTTTCTCACCATCAGATTGATGCACTCCCTTTAGGGAATTTGTGGGAGTTGGAGGCACAAAAACCTTTGAGTTCAATTTTACACTGCTTACAGACTTAGTAGGTATGTTGGGCACAGAGGTGGTCCTCTCCATGGGCTTCTTAGCTGGCGTTTGATGCAGGACATTGGACCCAGGCTCTGGCCTCTTTAATGGGGTGGCTTTGACAGGTCTAGGgagaggctctgagctctttctgacTTGTGTGGACAAAGATGTTCTTCTCCCAGCAGAAGACTCCATAGGTCTGACGATGATGCCAGACTTGCGGCTGGAGCTGGGAAGCCTGCTACCGCTGTTAGGAACCCGTACACTGATGTTACTCATGCTGGTGTTAAGGGAGGAATTGAGTTTACCTGCATGTGAAATGGTAGAAGTAAAAACTAAGTTTGCATTGCCTTTTCAAGTTGCTCAATACCTTAAACTAAGCAAACTCAGATACGCAAAATGAGATTTCCTGGGCATATCTGCTCAATTTAAAcctgacaaataaataaactttataAAAATAGACCACTACTTGGACTCTGATTATCTCACTTACCATTGAGGAAACTATCCAAGAAAAAATACCACTTCTTTTCAGACTGCAGCTAACACCACtgaacattcatttttaaaaagtgcataATCATCTATGAAAATATCTCAAAAATAGGTTAATCCGCAgtcaaatacagaaaaaaaaaacaagcacatACTAGGTTCTAAAGAAATACTCACCTTTACCCgtgggagagacagacaggcttGAATTTATACTAGAAACAGAAGAGGAGGACGAGGAAGTATTTCGGCTTCGGTTCACCACTCGCCGATTTGGCAACGCAGCAGCTTTACAAACAGGTGCACCTCTTTGTTCAATCTAAATAGcacaacaaaaaacattaaGCATCTCAGAAACAGTTACCAAAATAAGGTCAAATATTACCACATACGAAGCAAATTGTCAAGCATTGAAATGTGCTCATTCACCTTGCTGGGGGCTGGAAGACCCCGCTTTACTGGCAAGCTCGTGTTGAAGGAAGAATCGCTCACATCAGAGGCTACACTAGCCGTATCAGACAAAAGGTCTTCAGCAGAGCCTGCTCTGCTTGTGTTTCTACTGACAGGGCTCCGTTTCAGGGCAAAAGAATTCTGAAGTAAAATTGAGTTTAggggatatatatatagtaaagaTCAGTAAATAATATTTAGTAGAAAAAAAGTGATAAAATTGGATTGCAGTGAGAAAATATGAACACGAGACATTGTTTCAATTTCAGAGTGCACACTTGGCACATTTTCATAAACATATCTGATCAGATCTATTTTCTGTTAACTTTAAGGATGACCGTTATATAAGCAATCATCAAACAATGGTGGAAGGTGTTCTTCTCCATGTCCAGAATTTAATATTGCCCTACAATCAAAGTTCAAAGATAAAATTCAGTTGGTAAATGAGAGATGCCTTACTTTGCTGGGTGCAGGAAGCCTGGTTTTGCTTGGAGGCACTGGTTGATTACAAGAGGAGCGTCTTGAGTTCCCCATGACTGTGGGTTTGTTGGGCAGCACCCCACTACTTGCTACAAGACTTCTGCCCCGAGGAGCCATTTTAAGTTGAGTATTTGTACACCTCAAAGGGCTTGATGTGCTAAGCCGTGACTTGCCAGCGGACATAAGGCACAGCTTTTGCTGCTGCTTCTGTATGGCCTGTGGCAGAAGTTTCATAGGACTGTCCTGAACACAGAATGTTTCCCTCTTGATGGGGCTAAGTGCATCAGCTGGCTTGCTGAACATGTCTAGCTTTGCAGAGACGTCTGCCTCAAACTTTTCTGCATTTTCAGGCAAACTGGAAGCAACTGTGACACCTTCTGATACATGGTCCATACGGTTTCTTTCAAGATGACTGGCTAAAAGGTGAGCCTCTTTACAGATCTCCTCAAAGTTGTCCTCAAGCAGCGGGCTCCAGCTGGGCTCCTCACCCACAGATGGCCCACTGCTCACACTTTCCTTCATTTGAGAATCAACTCCATGTGAAATATACCTCTCCTTATGAGTGACAGGACCCAGAAAAACCTCATCTTCAACATTGTCTTCTCCTTTGGAACTGTAACAAACAAAAATTTTTGTAATAAACCCATCCTGGATGTGGGCCAAAACAAAGTCATATTAAAAAATTTGGAGTGAAAACTGAGTGAAATATGAATACAAGTACACAGCCAGAGAATAATTCATCCAGTTAACACATTTCTGCTGATTTTAATGTTTGAATACAATTTAGGGGCTGAATGgaacatatttaattttttcatcttttttgatgtttttcatgcaggtggcacagtggcgcagcaggtagtttcacagtcacacaactccagagtgactatatgggtggagtttggtgtgttctccctgtgggtttcctcttggtgcaccggttacctcccacagcccaaaaacacaccttgtggattggcgactcaaaagtatccataggtgtgaatgtgtgtatcgccctgtgaaggactggtgccccctccagggtgtattcctgccttgcacccagtgaatgaatgaattgatgaatgaattaatgtttttccaTGTCACAAATCAGGTTTTCTAGGACAGGAACGTCATTGGTTTGGTATTGTCCTTTGTGGCGCATATGCTTAGAATACCAGTTATGTAGGCACTGTCTGAACTGTGAAACCTCTGTGCTTACAGCCATGTCAATAGAAAAGAACAGACAGACCTTGCTGGTGAAAGTGAAACATCAAAATCAAACTTCTCTTCAGCCAATGAGCAGAAATCTGtgggaataataataaaaaaaattaagataaaACACCACAATCAGCAGTTCAAGGAGTTGCAGTTGCAGGAGTGAATAAGGGAAATAAAAAGGATGCAGGTTTCTTTACAGTCTTTGACGTGCGTGAATAAATGTTAACCTCTAATTCTCACATGTATAActagaaaaatgtaaatgtttatagGTGTGTTTATAGCTGTGTTAAATTAGTAAATACATTACCGTCACCGGCTATCAAAGCCATCCTGCTCAGAAAAACAGATGGAGTGCAAAGTCCTGAGAATAAACATGATGACCGTTAGTTTAGCAGTTTAGCAGTGCCCAACATATCAGAAGTTGACTTTGTGTACACATGagaatatttaatcatttctcaCAAAACTCTGAAGCTCTAAGCGGTTTAGTTGTTGGTTATTATCAAgtttactcaaacacacacgaAGAGAAAGCCAGTGCTAGCAAACAACATGATGAGAATCCACAGAAGATAAATCCATTTATAACAGTCATAACTGCTCTCCTATAACTTAGCAGATATTTTTACCGTGTTTTGAGGGTTTTCACAGTGTAAAAGGCCGTATTTTCTCTAACTTCTGCAGCTCCACTGTGAAACTCTGTCCACCGTTCAGCTCTTTTCAAATTTCCAGCCCAGGCGGATTTCAAACATCACATGACTCCAACGGCGAGCCATCATTGGTGGATTACAAGTGGACGCACTGAGACGGCAGCGTTCATGTGACCCTTCTGGCTCAGTCCCAATTGTTGTTCCCTTAAGGACTTCTTTGAAGTGTACTCGTGATGTGGGAAGACAGGTTTGGGGACATTTTAAATACATGATTCTTAAACATATTTCTATTCAGTCTTAACAAAATAATCCAAAAGTTTCCAGTTGCGCAGAGTGAATATCCTTCACGTAAACTTGGTGCATTAAGTGCAGTTTCGATATGAAAAcgaatgtatttgtttattaatttaaattactGAGATTCACTGAGACAGTAGATGTAGATTAGCTCATTTAAAAACCCAAGCACACTAACATTTCGAGATTATCTCTGTAGGCAGCTCCACGTGGAAGGACACCAAACCTATCCCTAAACTCCCACTTACTGCATTATGTTATACAGCACACCGGATGACAACATACCGGACAAATACTTTTTTtggccatttactgacaccgaggatttattcatttaaaaaagcaaatggtgcagacacactttttttttttttttatttcaataatgAACGTCTCTTAATGCCATAATCGCCAACAAATAGACTTCATTAAAATTTGAAATATGTTATGTagctatttatattttattgtcaaaaagaaaacatacaTTACTCACTTGCAAATGGAAATTGAACCACAAATCACTGTTTATACTGCTCATGATTAATGACATTAAGCATTTAccaaatatagaaaaaaataatccaTAAACAGATGGATAAACATTCATTCCCAAAATAGGAATGAAACTACAGTGAAATAAACAAGAATCAAAGAGCATTTTGACCTAGCCATTTCTTCTAATATCATACATTTGTGTGTACAGCACAACCCAGCATAACCTGTGACCTGATTTGGTGATATTCTCCAAAAGATCTTTAGGTCATAAGATCAACATACAAAATGTCTGTGCTTCTGCTGAAGAAATGTACCTCATGCTATCACATAATCCTTTCAACATATCCTAATGTCCCTCAGTTTGTTGCTCCC
This region of Hoplias malabaricus isolate fHopMal1 chromosome 17, fHopMal1.hap1, whole genome shotgun sequence genomic DNA includes:
- the gtse1 gene encoding G2 and S phase-expressed protein 1 isoform X1; translated protein: MALIAGDDFCSLAEEKFDFDVSLSPASSKGEDNVEDEVFLGPVTHKERYISHGVDSQMKESVSSGPSVGEEPSWSPLLEDNFEEICKEAHLLASHLERNRMDHVSEGVTVASSLPENAEKFEADVSAKLDMFSKPADALSPIKRETFCVQDSPMKLLPQAIQKQQQKLCLMSAGKSRLSTSSPLRCTNTQLKMAPRGRSLVASSGVLPNKPTVMGNSRRSSCNQPVPPSKTRLPAPSKNSFALKRSPVSRNTSRAGSAEDLLSDTASVASDVSDSSFNTSLPVKRGLPAPSKIEQRGAPVCKAAALPNRRVVNRSRNTSSSSSSVSSINSSLSVSPTGKGKLNSSLNTSMSNISVRVPNSGSRLPSSSRKSGIIVRPMESSAGRRTSLSTQVRKSSEPLPRPVKATPLKRPEPGSNVLHQTPAKKPMERTTSVPNIPTKSVSSVKLNSKVFVPPTPTNSLKGVHQSDVTSSPDVPRIMKPKRLMSACSVDSLPQQLTVPSQGLQTPSAASGKPVPSKLRRPLALPTPVTRRLSGIPMLTPKSVPRLSRSSRTPETQSLACDSGMSHASPDQLMPSNQQAVTSEESSALTELKPCSLVFNLEEDAVRPNVCEPAIVRNASKPSSGGPDPDQLNPEITEHLKSEECMQNHKKNEMISHEVSETLQPMVPITTTVTKSESVILIDAPAPVIKPEEKILIDLSNTPDLIKTITNKPFSGQLIDLSSPLIKWSPEEKKENTVNEAQLINLSF
- the gtse1 gene encoding G2 and S phase-expressed protein 1 isoform X2, translating into MALIAGDDFCSLAEEKFDFDVSLSPASSKGEDNVEDEVFLGPVTHKERYISHGVDSQMKESVSSGPSVGEEPSWSPLLEDNFEEICKEAHLLASHLERNRMDHVSEGVTVASSLPENAEKFEADVSAKLDMFSKPADALSPIKRETFCVQDSPMKLLPQAIQKQQQKLCLMSAGKSRLSTSSPLRCTNTQLKMAPRGRSLVASSGVLPNKPTVMGNSRRSSCNQPVPPSKTRLPAPSKNSFALKRSPVSRNTSRAGSAEDLLSDTASVASDVSDSSFNTSLPVKRGLPAPSKIEQRGAPVCKAAALPNRRVVNRSRNTSSSSSSVSSINSSLSVSPTGKGKLNSSLNTSMSNISVRVPNSGSRLPSSSRKSGIIVRPMESSAGRRTSLSTQVRKSSEPLPRPVKATPLKRPEPGSNVLHQTPAKKPMERTTSVPNIPTKSVSSVKLNSKVFVPPTPTNSLKGVHQSDVTSSPDVPRIMKPKRLMSACSVDSLPQQLTVPSQGLQTPSAASGKPVPSKLRRPLALPTPVTRRLSGIPMLTPKSVPRLSRSSRTPETQSLACDSGMSHASPDQLMPSNQQAVTSEESSALTELKPCSLVFNLEEDAVRPNVCEPAIVRNASKPSSGGPDPDQLNPEITEHLKSETLQPMVPITTTVTKSESVILIDAPAPVIKPEEKILIDLSNTPDLIKTITNKPFSGQLIDLSSPLIKWSPEEKKENTVNEAQLINLSF